A region from the Desulfoglaeba alkanexedens ALDC genome encodes:
- a CDS encoding translocation/assembly module TamB domain-containing protein, producing MKTKRLGKVILGAAAVFVVATLALFALLQVKPVKTFLVGKLAEAVSRPPGRRVEIGTLRGTLPFDFQLDRVAVSDGKGTWLECRGIALRWSPGALLRGRVVVEEVSAEQLTLERFPEGPAEPPPDSGKPADIRLPGRLPPLVLEDFQVQRLSLGKTILGIPVELALQGKILPTDPEAGLRADLSILRADAGPPSRAFLSAAVLGAAPRLRLHAEVQEAPGGLIASLAGLEDAGALNVSLSGEGPLDRWEGEVEIGIGRFGTTAASIQVMLSGNLLTDCRIQGTSRPEPSLIPQPWRPVSGTKLKFLLAARLEPGTQILLQDFSLEGAGFQLSAGGRYAFTSREVDVQFRLLAPDLALLETAAGLPLAGAFELTGSAKGTTDLPQGEAAVRLENGRLGGVRFDSLTTTVHATPRGPVGPGLSPVDVSATGGVSNLTKTDGSPLPEADWRWEAAGSVAREQLVVERFEVLGRVHRLTLTGRHGIDSGDTDLEAQVGIDDLSTLGAFLNLPLNGTARSVVTLKGNLKEGSAEGVLKLQSAFPKDLAPPLQPLEDSEFLLSSSLRFQPGRRLIVDRLEVESPPGRLDARATIDLSAKSIEAAWNLQLPDLERFSGAVGTRLAGSLRGHGEVSGRFDSFQAVVDLSGQTIAVDRVVLDTVEISLDVAGLSRRVGGTAALRSARGGEPLHAASTFSFQDDTVELSSFTLEVPETRVDGNLTHDLKRRITRGNVSADSGDLRPLGRIVGQQIEGRGRLQARLYEKNGKQGMELTFRGSGLEAFENRIGSIRLEATFSDVTGHPQGTGTLHVTGLKAGDYTADSLTVNAEGRGNRLAFDGRFQGRILQELQWRTEGMLQLAKEEKTLTLDVLDGRFGGHRFELLSPVRLGLGGQGRLAGDLALRLGSGTIEGQLDRRRDSAQLDLRWEDLDLELLRLFGGPEMVGALSGQIRVSGNPSRPNARADLHAEGLRIPGPEWNALPDGTLDAHARLEGGSLELTANLKGLSPDPVEVTAALPVQFRLEPFMFTVSPRDPLSGRMAARLDLGRLAGILPLDDQRIGGRMDVDLSVAGTMENPTVRGAVSVDEGLYENYASGTVLKDLALEVRARDELLELTSFRATDGASGTVTAEGSLQLDRSRSFPLALEADIRQATLVRREEVTAAVDGTLSLEGTTREMAVRGALEARPVEIYLPKRLPPEVAELEVIEVGGAGEEPGAEAPPETPSPFRLALDLDLNLPGQVYVRGWGLESEWEGRLRIRGTADQPSVTGTLSVARGTLNFLNKQFKLARSSLQFFGASPPAPVLDIRAESREKDLTAVLNIRGDIHSPELVLSSEPALPQDEILARLLFERGAAQISPLQALRLAQAARALSGYGAGGGQNLLGKTGRLLGLDQLGLRGSEEGMEGTKVGAGKYLTEEIYVDYEQGLAEGSGKVTVEVEVHPNVTVETEVGADTGTGIGVNWKLDY from the coding sequence ATGAAGACGAAACGACTGGGCAAGGTAATCCTAGGCGCCGCCGCCGTCTTTGTGGTGGCGACATTGGCCCTCTTCGCCCTGCTTCAGGTGAAACCGGTAAAGACCTTCCTTGTCGGCAAACTGGCCGAGGCGGTGAGCCGGCCGCCGGGCCGGCGCGTCGAGATCGGAACCCTCCGAGGAACGCTCCCGTTCGATTTCCAGCTGGATCGCGTGGCCGTGAGCGACGGGAAGGGAACGTGGCTGGAATGCCGGGGAATCGCCCTCAGGTGGTCGCCCGGAGCGCTTTTGCGGGGGAGAGTCGTGGTGGAGGAAGTGAGCGCGGAGCAACTCACGCTGGAGCGATTTCCCGAAGGCCCGGCCGAGCCTCCGCCGGACTCCGGGAAACCGGCGGACATCCGGCTCCCCGGAAGGCTTCCGCCGTTGGTTCTGGAGGACTTTCAAGTCCAGAGGCTTTCCCTGGGCAAGACGATCCTGGGAATACCGGTCGAACTGGCTCTCCAGGGCAAAATCCTTCCAACGGACCCGGAAGCGGGGCTTCGAGCCGACTTGTCGATTCTTCGGGCGGATGCGGGGCCGCCGAGCCGTGCGTTTCTGTCGGCGGCCGTACTCGGCGCCGCGCCGAGGCTCCGGCTTCACGCGGAAGTCCAGGAAGCACCCGGCGGGCTCATCGCTTCTCTGGCGGGCCTTGAAGACGCCGGCGCCTTGAACGTGAGCCTTTCCGGGGAGGGACCGCTGGACCGGTGGGAAGGTGAGGTGGAGATCGGGATCGGCCGATTCGGAACCACGGCGGCCTCCATCCAGGTCATGCTGAGCGGAAACCTCCTCACCGATTGCCGCATCCAAGGCACATCCCGGCCCGAACCCTCGCTCATCCCGCAACCGTGGCGGCCCGTTTCGGGGACGAAACTCAAGTTTCTGCTCGCCGCCCGCCTGGAACCCGGGACACAGATCCTGCTCCAGGATTTCTCTCTGGAAGGGGCCGGTTTCCAGTTGTCTGCAGGCGGCCGCTACGCCTTCACGAGCCGGGAAGTGGACGTCCAATTCCGGCTGCTGGCCCCGGATCTAGCGCTCCTCGAAACCGCGGCCGGGCTTCCCCTGGCGGGAGCCTTTGAACTGACAGGAAGCGCAAAAGGAACCACCGACCTTCCCCAAGGGGAAGCCGCCGTCCGCCTGGAAAACGGGCGACTGGGAGGCGTTCGTTTCGACTCGCTCACCACAACGGTTCACGCAACGCCCCGCGGGCCAGTCGGGCCAGGGCTCTCCCCCGTCGATGTATCCGCAACCGGCGGGGTCTCGAACCTCACGAAAACCGACGGCTCGCCTCTTCCCGAAGCCGACTGGCGTTGGGAGGCGGCCGGATCCGTTGCCCGGGAACAGCTTGTGGTGGAACGGTTCGAAGTTCTGGGCCGCGTGCACCGGCTCACCCTGACGGGGCGCCATGGCATCGACTCCGGGGACACGGACCTGGAAGCGCAGGTCGGGATCGACGACCTGTCCACCCTGGGCGCCTTTCTGAACCTGCCGTTGAACGGAACCGCTCGGTCCGTCGTGACCCTCAAGGGCAACCTTAAGGAAGGAAGCGCCGAAGGCGTCCTGAAATTGCAAAGCGCTTTCCCAAAAGACCTGGCCCCGCCGCTCCAGCCGCTGGAAGATTCCGAATTCCTTCTCTCATCCTCCCTGCGGTTCCAGCCCGGCCGAAGGCTCATCGTCGACCGGCTGGAAGTCGAGAGCCCGCCCGGACGGCTGGACGCTAGGGCAACCATCGATTTGTCCGCGAAATCTATTGAAGCCGCCTGGAACCTCCAGCTTCCCGACCTGGAACGCTTTTCCGGCGCCGTCGGAACGAGACTCGCCGGGAGCCTCCGTGGACACGGGGAGGTTTCCGGTCGTTTCGACTCGTTTCAGGCGGTCGTCGATCTTTCGGGGCAAACGATCGCCGTGGACCGGGTGGTCCTGGACACCGTCGAGATTTCGCTCGACGTCGCGGGGCTTTCCCGCCGGGTTGGAGGAACCGCGGCGCTGCGGTCGGCACGGGGCGGAGAACCGCTCCACGCCGCTTCCACTTTTTCCTTTCAGGACGATACGGTTGAACTCTCGTCCTTCACGCTGGAAGTCCCGGAAACCCGGGTCGACGGAAACCTGACCCACGACCTGAAGCGCCGGATCACCCGCGGAAACGTCTCGGCCGATTCCGGCGATCTTCGGCCGCTCGGCCGCATTGTGGGGCAGCAGATTGAGGGCCGTGGAAGGCTCCAGGCCAGGCTGTACGAGAAAAACGGAAAGCAGGGCATGGAACTCACCTTCCGGGGAAGCGGCCTGGAGGCGTTTGAGAACCGGATAGGGTCCATCCGCCTCGAGGCGACCTTTTCCGACGTTACGGGACACCCCCAAGGAACGGGCACCCTCCACGTGACCGGGCTGAAAGCCGGGGATTACACGGCGGACAGCCTGACGGTGAACGCCGAAGGCCGCGGAAATCGATTGGCCTTCGACGGCCGCTTCCAGGGGCGCATCCTCCAGGAACTGCAATGGCGGACGGAAGGAATGCTCCAGCTGGCCAAAGAGGAGAAGACGCTGACACTTGATGTCCTGGACGGCCGCTTCGGCGGGCACCGCTTCGAACTGCTGTCGCCGGTCCGCCTCGGACTTGGAGGTCAGGGCCGGCTGGCAGGCGACCTGGCCCTTCGCCTGGGTTCGGGTACCATCGAAGGACAGCTGGACCGGCGCCGGGATTCGGCCCAGCTGGACCTTCGCTGGGAGGACCTGGACCTCGAGCTTCTCCGCCTGTTCGGCGGCCCTGAAATGGTAGGGGCCCTCTCGGGGCAAATACGTGTGAGCGGCAATCCGTCACGGCCGAACGCCCGAGCGGATCTTCACGCCGAAGGGCTTCGGATTCCCGGCCCCGAATGGAACGCCCTTCCCGACGGCACCTTGGACGCCCACGCCCGCCTGGAAGGAGGGTCGCTTGAACTCACGGCGAACCTTAAGGGGTTGAGTCCCGACCCGGTGGAAGTCACCGCCGCGCTGCCCGTGCAGTTCCGCCTTGAACCGTTCATGTTCACGGTCTCACCCCGGGATCCCCTTTCCGGCCGGATGGCCGCTCGATTGGATCTCGGCCGACTCGCCGGGATACTTCCTCTGGACGACCAGCGGATCGGCGGGCGGATGGACGTGGATCTTTCGGTGGCGGGAACGATGGAAAACCCTACGGTCCGAGGCGCCGTGAGCGTAGACGAGGGACTCTATGAAAACTACGCCAGCGGGACCGTCCTGAAGGACCTGGCCCTGGAGGTCCGCGCGAGGGACGAGCTTTTGGAACTCACGAGTTTTAGGGCCACCGACGGAGCCTCGGGAACCGTCACCGCCGAAGGCTCCCTGCAACTGGATCGATCCCGAAGCTTTCCGCTCGCACTGGAAGCCGACATTCGCCAAGCCACGCTGGTGCGGCGCGAAGAGGTGACGGCGGCGGTCGATGGAACGCTTTCGCTGGAAGGCACCACCCGGGAAATGGCGGTCCGAGGCGCACTGGAAGCAAGGCCCGTAGAAATTTACCTTCCGAAACGTCTGCCTCCGGAAGTGGCGGAACTGGAGGTGATCGAAGTCGGAGGCGCAGGAGAAGAACCCGGCGCGGAAGCCCCCCCTGAAACGCCGTCCCCCTTCCGGCTGGCCCTGGATCTCGACTTGAACCTCCCCGGGCAGGTTTACGTCCGGGGCTGGGGATTGGAATCCGAATGGGAAGGCCGCCTGAGGATTCGGGGCACGGCCGACCAACCGTCGGTCACGGGCACACTTTCGGTGGCACGGGGAACTTTGAACTTCCTGAACAAACAGTTCAAGTTGGCCAGAAGCTCTCTCCAGTTTTTCGGCGCCTCCCCGCCCGCCCCCGTTCTGGACATTCGGGCTGAATCCCGGGAGAAGGACCTGACGGCTGTTCTGAACATCAGAGGCGACATTCACTCCCCGGAACTGGTGCTCAGTTCCGAACCGGCCCTCCCGCAGGACGAAATCCTGGCTCGGCTGCTCTTCGAGCGCGGTGCGGCTCAGATCAGCCCGCTTCAGGCCCTCAGGCTGGCACAGGCCGCCAGGGCCCTCTCCGGGTACGGTGCCGGGGGAGGCCAGAACCTGCTCGGGAAAACAGGGCGACTGCTGGGGCTGGATCAGTTGGGCTTGAGGGGTTCCGAAGAAGGGATGGAAGGCACGAAGGTCGGTGCCGGCAAGTACCTCACCGAGGAGATTTACGTCGATTACGAACAGGGTCTGGCCGAAGGATCGGGCAAGGTGACCGTGGAAGTGGAAGTGCACCCCAACGTCACGGTGGAAACGGAAGTCGGAGCGGATACGGGCACCGGTATCGGCGTCAACTGGAAGCTGGACTACTGA
- a CDS encoding autotransporter assembly complex protein TamA, whose product MEPTRESPAYAPQSEPPADGFPGVVGTFGVEPQRRNSTRRRIARGLGSKAALRLACALIFCAAPAMAQPGVPYETVIEGTEDHTLLQALESVSATRDLQQRPPLTLSLLRRRAEKDIPVFRKVLQSRGHYGADIRVSIDDTAAPLRVVFHVDPGPLYRVSQADIRVAGPGASITDRLPSLESLGLPVGAPAESRPILDAGETLLEEMARRGYPLARIQERRVVVVDHRTREVRVSYAFESGPLCRFGPTTIEGLSTVDESVVRRKIPWREGQVFNQDLIATARNQLIGLELFSLVRIEHADKPEADGRLPMTVEVVERKQRTVRAGLSYLTDEGAGIRTSWENRNLFGRGDRVAFQGEVSDIYLALDGSFRKREFLREDQSLLLSGRLAEEDTDAFVSRNITTGAMAERDLGAGMRFSTGLALRISEVDDITSEDEFVFLSMPSHFTRDTVDNPLDASRGGRFQFSVAPFADILDQESHFLKVYGSYSHFLQLRETPRAVFALRAAVGTLWGTGRNSVPADLRYYAGGGGSIRGYAFQSVGPLSDDDPLGGRSLLELSNELRMNVTETLGFAVFLDGGAAFESAYPDLEESVRWGTGLGLRYFTPIGPFRIDVAFPLNRRDDVDDSYQVYISLGQAF is encoded by the coding sequence ATGGAACCCACGCGAGAATCACCCGCTTACGCCCCGCAATCCGAGCCGCCTGCGGACGGCTTCCCGGGAGTCGTCGGGACGTTCGGGGTGGAGCCGCAACGCAGGAACTCCACCCGGCGGCGGATCGCCCGCGGCCTTGGATCCAAGGCCGCCTTGCGGCTGGCGTGTGCCCTCATTTTTTGCGCTGCGCCCGCCATGGCGCAACCCGGCGTGCCTTATGAGACGGTGATCGAAGGAACCGAGGATCACACACTCCTCCAAGCCCTGGAAAGCGTTTCCGCGACCCGGGATCTTCAGCAACGGCCGCCCCTCACGTTGAGCCTTCTGCGGCGCCGGGCCGAAAAGGATATCCCCGTTTTTCGGAAAGTTCTCCAGTCCCGGGGTCACTACGGCGCCGACATCCGGGTTTCCATCGACGATACCGCGGCTCCCCTCCGGGTGGTGTTCCACGTGGACCCCGGCCCCTTGTACCGGGTGAGCCAGGCGGACATCCGGGTCGCGGGCCCCGGGGCCTCCATCACCGACCGACTCCCTTCTCTGGAATCGCTGGGGTTGCCGGTCGGCGCGCCCGCCGAAAGCCGCCCGATTCTCGATGCCGGCGAGACCCTCCTGGAAGAAATGGCGCGACGGGGTTACCCCCTGGCCCGCATCCAGGAGCGGCGCGTGGTGGTGGTGGATCACCGAACCCGCGAGGTCCGCGTTTCCTACGCCTTCGAATCGGGACCCTTGTGCCGGTTCGGCCCCACAACTATCGAAGGGCTTTCCACCGTGGACGAATCGGTGGTCCGCCGGAAGATCCCCTGGCGGGAAGGCCAGGTCTTCAACCAAGACCTGATCGCCACCGCCCGGAATCAGCTCATCGGGCTCGAGCTTTTCTCGCTGGTTCGCATCGAACATGCAGACAAACCGGAAGCCGACGGGCGCCTGCCCATGACCGTCGAGGTCGTGGAACGAAAACAGCGCACGGTTCGAGCGGGCCTCAGCTACTTGACGGACGAGGGGGCCGGAATCCGTACCTCCTGGGAGAACCGCAATCTATTCGGCCGCGGCGATCGGGTCGCTTTCCAGGGCGAGGTCTCCGACATCTACCTGGCCCTGGACGGATCCTTTCGGAAGCGGGAATTCCTGAGGGAAGACCAGTCGCTTCTGCTGAGCGGGCGCCTGGCCGAGGAAGACACCGACGCCTTCGTGAGCCGGAACATCACCACGGGGGCCATGGCGGAGCGGGACCTGGGCGCCGGCATGCGCTTTTCCACCGGGCTTGCGCTCCGGATTTCCGAAGTGGACGATATCACCTCGGAAGATGAGTTCGTTTTCCTTTCCATGCCATCCCACTTCACCCGGGACACCGTCGATAATCCCCTGGACGCGAGCCGGGGCGGGAGGTTCCAGTTCTCCGTCGCGCCGTTTGCCGACATCCTGGATCAGGAATCGCACTTTCTCAAGGTCTATGGAAGTTACAGCCATTTTTTGCAACTCAGGGAAACGCCGCGAGCCGTTTTCGCTCTGCGTGCCGCCGTAGGAACCCTGTGGGGCACGGGGAGGAATTCGGTGCCGGCCGACCTGCGTTATTACGCGGGAGGCGGCGGTTCCATTCGAGGTTACGCTTTCCAGAGCGTCGGGCCTCTGTCGGATGACGATCCGCTGGGCGGGCGTTCCCTGTTGGAACTGAGCAACGAACTGCGGATGAACGTAACCGAGACCCTGGGCTTTGCGGTCTTTCTGGACGGGGGCGCCGCCTTCGAATCCGCTTACCCGGATCTGGAGGAATCGGTGCGGTGGGGCACCGGCTTAGGCCTTCGCTACTTCACGCCCATCGGGCCCTTCCGGATCGACGTCGCGTTTCCACTGAACCGCCGGGACGATGTGGACGATTCCTACCAGGTGTATATCAGCCTCGGCCAAGCCTTTTGA